The following proteins come from a genomic window of Amaranthus tricolor cultivar Red isolate AtriRed21 chromosome 14, ASM2621246v1, whole genome shotgun sequence:
- the LOC130799909 gene encoding uncharacterized protein LOC130799909 — protein MSSSATARKHPKSSPKTPKSRIVSNQSQSPSYSSTITSLLAEVEPPPDLLPSKSFEFLKLIVVIIIATLVAGFCNFLYGFFNHSLKPFCDSDGIDFDVSFPDYCEPCPSNGRCYEGQLECFQGYRKYGKLCIEDGDIYEAARKLSGWAKDRLCEDHAQYMCDGTGTIWVSEDNLKNMLDKNELFEGSTESDVKYRYTKQKAMEEIHGLLDTRTIGYGFKEFKCPGILAESYKPLTCRLQLWIARNLLLLMAVFALVVVCMLLLLRIRRRWCLLRRAEHLYHQVCDTLEDNALMSRSTGDREPWLIASRLRDHLLTTKERRDPLLWKMVEDLVELDSRLDRYPKIVKGESKVVWEWQVEGSLSSSRRKKMEMGNVSPCVDAKKKFYSQSSS, from the exons atgtcttcttcagcaACAGCTAGAAAACACCCTAAATCTTCCCCAAAAACCCCAAAATCTAGAATAGTCTCTAATCAATCTCAATCACCAAGTTATTCTTCAACGATCACATCATTACTAGCAGAAGTTGAGCCACCCCCTGATTTACTTCCTTCTAAGTCATTCGAATTTCTGAAGCTCATTGTTGTTATCATTATCGCAACTTTAGTTGCCGGTTTCTGCAATTTCCTTTACGGATTCTTCAATCATTCTCTTAAACCTTTCTGTGATTCCGATGGTATAGATTTTGATGTTTCATTTCCCG ATTATTGTGAACCTTGTCCAAGTAATGGAAGGTGTTATGAAGGCCAGTTAGAATGCTTTCAAGGGTATAGGAAGTATGGTAAGTTATGCATTGAAGATGGAGATATCTATGAAGCAGCTAGGAAACTT TCGGGATGGGCAAAAGATCGCCTTTGTGAAGATCATGCACAGTATATGTGTGATGGAACTGGAACAATTTGG GTTTCTGAAGACAACTTAAAGAACATGCTGGACAAAAATGAGCTGTTTGAAGGTTCCACAGAATCAGATGTTAAATATAGGTATACCAAGCAAAAAGCAATGGAGGAAATTCATGGACTGTTGGACACACGAACCATTGGCTATGG GTTCAAAGAGTTCAAGTGCCCTGGTATTTTAGCTGAAAGTTACAAGCCACTTACTTGTCGTCTTCAACTATGGATAGCTAGGAACCTTCTACTTCTCATGGCAGTATTTGCACTG GTTGTGGTATGTATGTTATTGCTGTTGAGAATTCGTAGAAGATGGTGTTTGCTTAGGAGAGCAGAACATCTTTACCACCAG GTATGTGACACTCTTGAGGATAATGCGTTGATGTCTAGAAGCACGGGTGACAGAGAGCCCTGGTTAATTGCCTCAAGGCTTCGAGATCATCTACTTACCACCAAGGAAAGAAGAGATCCTCTTCTTTGGAAGATG GTTGAAGATTTGGTGGAGTTAGATTCTCGATTGGACCGGTATCCAAAAATTGTTAAGGGTGAATCAAAGGTGGTTTGGGAATGGCAAG TGGAAGGTTCATTGAGTTCTTCAAGGAGAAAGAAGATGGAGATGGGAAATGTGAGTCCTTGTGTagatgccaaaaaaaaattttactcaCAATCATCAAGTTGA